The Athalia rosae chromosome 4, iyAthRosa1.1, whole genome shotgun sequence DNA segment GAAGAAATATTGGCTCAACAACGCGGTACGGACGCGAGCGAATTTTACGACGACGTCGGTCATTCCGACGAAGCGATCGAATTGAAGGAGAAATACTTGATCGGAGAAATAGTGGAGAGCGAGAGGAGCAAGACTcaaccgaaaaaattcgaatggaGCGCACCGCAGGACAAGAAGAGTCAAGAAACAAACTCCAACGGCTTATCGTACGGACTGATTGCGGCAGCTCTGATTATTGTATTACTGGCGTATAATTTCGGATTGATTCTGTAACAATAGCCCACCGCAGACGCTTACGGACGACGAGTGACGATGTGAATTATATCTGCACGTACGGGTCAACCGTCAATTCCTCAATAAATATAAGACGATACA contains these protein-coding regions:
- the LOC105687562 gene encoding cytochrome b5-like is translated as MATGKRLFTRAEVKNNADPKSVWFIVHNKVYDVTEFLNEHPGGEEILAQQRGTDASEFYDDVGHSDEAIELKEKYLIGEIVESERSKTQPKKFEWSAPQDKKSQETNSNGLSYGLIAAALIIVLLAYNFGLIL